Proteins from a single region of Aureibacter tunicatorum:
- a CDS encoding lipid A deacylase LpxR family protein → MKRYLYLLFCLFLPICKAKAQSKDKNSQNTEHISTTDSTRIFSFGVANDVPYQTDKYFSNGIYMSYQSQGLGKWPLRKLMLPVPKDQDFISYYSIDLTHNLYTPRYTMEPETHMGDHPYSSYLLFGYEKVNYSNSRKIKFGSKLSVGVIGPMAGGEFVQSGFHDVAPGAEVPVGWENQIENDFLINYGAFIEKGIWNTKHFDLNAQANLNVGTLYTNAGAGITSRFGLFEGYFTGNPLRAGKYRGKKNWQVYAFFNNNLKAVGYNAVLQGGVFNSNGSNVSIIANEDLNRLVYEQTFGIAAQYKGIRAEIGQAFNTREFKSAGSHMWGYLKVSIAF, encoded by the coding sequence ATGAAAAGATATTTATACTTGCTCTTTTGTCTTTTCTTGCCGATTTGCAAAGCCAAAGCTCAAAGCAAAGACAAAAATTCTCAAAATACAGAGCATATTTCAACAACAGACAGCACAAGAATTTTCTCATTCGGAGTAGCTAATGATGTTCCGTATCAAACAGACAAATATTTCAGCAATGGTATATATATGTCTTATCAATCTCAAGGACTGGGCAAATGGCCATTAAGAAAGCTCATGTTGCCAGTGCCAAAAGATCAAGATTTTATTTCTTATTATTCAATAGACCTTACGCATAATTTATACACGCCTCGCTATACCATGGAGCCTGAGACTCACATGGGAGACCATCCGTATTCCTCATACTTACTATTTGGCTATGAGAAGGTAAACTATTCCAACTCCAGAAAAATTAAGTTTGGAAGCAAATTAAGTGTCGGAGTCATTGGTCCGATGGCTGGAGGAGAGTTCGTGCAATCAGGCTTTCATGATGTGGCTCCTGGAGCGGAAGTTCCTGTAGGTTGGGAAAATCAGATTGAAAACGATTTCCTTATCAACTATGGGGCATTTATAGAAAAAGGAATCTGGAATACCAAGCATTTTGATTTGAATGCTCAAGCCAATTTGAATGTCGGTACTCTCTACACGAATGCGGGGGCGGGTATTACGTCTCGTTTCGGATTATTTGAAGGGTATTTCACTGGAAATCCATTAAGAGCCGGAAAGTACAGAGGCAAGAAAAACTGGCAAGTATACGCCTTTTTCAACAACAACCTAAAGGCTGTAGGTTATAATGCGGTTCTGCAAGGAGGTGTATTCAATTCCAATGGAAGCAATGTCTCGATTATAGCCAATGAAGATTTGAACAGGCTCGTGTACGAGCAAACCTTTGGTATCGCCGCTCAGTACAAGGGAATAAGAGCTGAAATAGGCCAAGCTTTCAATACAAGAGAATTCAAAAGCGCCGGCAGCCACATGTGGGGTTATTTAAAGGTAAGTATCGCATTTTGA
- a CDS encoding T9SS type A sorting domain-containing protein has translation MKIAKAVILFIFFSFCAINSYGQTEQPFIGLKNMKNRVQLFSSPTSSILSIKIDDANFDNLQFKVYNIVGNEVDISVETVKKNNYYRIPTSKFASGYYFLVLKDEKTRFQEALKFSKTRD, from the coding sequence ATGAAAATTGCCAAGGCTGTAATATTATTCATTTTCTTTTCTTTTTGCGCCATAAATAGCTATGGCCAAACTGAACAGCCATTCATTGGGTTGAAAAACATGAAGAATCGCGTTCAGCTTTTCTCCAGCCCAACTTCAAGCATTCTGAGTATTAAAATTGACGATGCCAATTTTGACAATCTTCAATTCAAAGTATACAATATCGTAGGCAACGAAGTGGACATTAGTGTTGAAACAGTTAAGAAAAACAATTACTATAGAATACCAACTTCAAAATTCGCCTCGGGATATTATTTCCTTGTCCTCAAAGACGAGAAAACACGATTTCAGGAAGCATTGAAATTCTCCAAAACCAGAGATTAA